In Syntrophorhabdaceae bacterium, the following proteins share a genomic window:
- a CDS encoding right-handed parallel beta-helix repeat-containing protein → MCKPLVRRFLAVCLLWVVLVGSVGIARAGDWAQPISNLRAKLGYVTPGDTPGWPITISTPGSYVLTENLQGTGVAMIEITSSFVTLDLNGFIINNGSPGGIPIEAAEGTRNVTVINGMVTGGMGGGIRLYDYSVVDKLVVFAGHGGLRVGNNSKVRDCSVSGAYGIYAEDYSIISNNMAGHGSAGITVGKSSRVNGNQILSASFWDIKTGPNSIIEDNTVVDSMTGIQAGSGSLVSRNTVTGSGTGITADSGSKVTGNTVTDCHQVGLNLAADAGYANNVLTGNNGGSDNPQVAGGIQMGINVCGNGTACP, encoded by the coding sequence ATGTGTAAGCCATTGGTAAGAAGGTTTCTTGCAGTTTGTTTATTATGGGTAGTGTTGGTTGGCAGTGTTGGAATCGCACGTGCCGGAGATTGGGCGCAGCCAATAAGTAACCTCAGGGCAAAACTCGGCTATGTCACGCCAGGTGATACCCCCGGTTGGCCTATTACGATCAGTACACCGGGAAGCTATGTCCTCACCGAGAATCTTCAAGGTACCGGCGTAGCGATGATTGAAATCACCTCCAGCTTTGTCACATTGGATCTTAATGGATTCATAATCAATAATGGGAGTCCTGGAGGTATCCCCATTGAAGCAGCGGAAGGAACGAGAAATGTGACCGTCATCAACGGAATGGTCACGGGTGGCATGGGCGGGGGAATCAGATTGTATGACTACAGCGTCGTCGACAAATTGGTCGTATTTGCGGGACACGGGGGTCTCCGGGTAGGCAACAACAGTAAGGTAAGAGACTGCTCGGTATCTGGCGCTTACGGTATCTATGCGGAAGATTACAGTATCATAAGCAACAATATGGCTGGGCACGGAAGCGCGGGCATCACGGTGGGCAAAAGCAGCCGGGTAAACGGCAACCAGATCCTGTCAGCCTCTTTCTGGGATATCAAGACAGGACCGAACAGCATTATAGAAGACAACACCGTAGTTGACTCAATGACCGGCATTCAAGCCGGGTCAGGCTCTTTGGTGAGTCGGAACACCGTGACTGGAAGTGGGACCGGCATAACAGCTGACAGCGGCAGTAAGGTGACCGGGAATACGGTAACGGATTGCCATCAGGTTGGCCTCAATTTGGCTGCCGATGCCGGCTACGCCAATAACGTGCTCACAGGAAATAACGGCGGGAGCGATAACCCGCAGGTCGCGGGTGGGATTCAGATGGGGATTAACGTCTGCGGCAATGGGACGGCCTGCCCATAG